Proteins encoded in a region of the Benincasa hispida cultivar B227 chromosome 2, ASM972705v1, whole genome shotgun sequence genome:
- the LOC120070999 gene encoding protein LURP-one-related 6 has translation MIPLVSKLYCSSSEVVFVVRTRPHVINGGGFVVTNCDQKVVFSVDGCGILGKEDELILRDGKRDALLLLRGKGGIFEALSFHKMWKAFKYDYQGSKKLIFSLRRPKSCLPVKNDVGIKIATKPKVSNKDWDFEISGYFPDKKCSIIDSQGNVVAQIGTNKKAGELLSKDIYYVSIKPGIDQAFVVGVIAILDNIYGESTSC, from the exons ATGATTCCCCTAGTTAGCAAATTATACTGTTCATCTTCCGAGGTTGTGTTTGTCGTTAGGACGAGACCACACGTCATTAATGGAGGAGGTTTTGTAGTGACAAATTGTGATCAGAAAGTTGTTTTTAGTGTTGATGGGTGTGGGATTCTGGGAAAGGAAGATGAGCTGATTCTGAGGGATGGGAAGAGGGATGCTTTGCTTTTACTCCGTGGGAAG GGAGGGATTTTTGAGGCTCTAAGCTTTCATAAGATGTGGAAGGCTTTCAAATACGATTACCAAGGATCCAAAAAGTTAATTTTCAGCTTGAGACGGCCTAAGTCATGTCTTCCTGTGAAAAACGACGTTGGAATCAAAATCGCGACCAAACCAAAGGTTAGCAACAAAGATTGGGATTTCGAGATCAGTGGTTATTTCCCTGATAAAAAATGCAGCATTATTGATTCTCAAGGCAATGTAGTTGCTCAG ATTGGAACGAATAAAAAGGCTGGAGAGCTCTTGAGCAAGGATATCTACTATGTGTCGATAAAACCTGGAATTGATCAGGCCTTTGTTGTTGGAGTTATTGCCATTCTCGACAACATCTATGGCGAATCAACCAGCTGCTGA
- the LOC120071186 gene encoding guanine nucleotide-binding protein subunit gamma 3-like, with product MAARSVYSSSVPSLPPPSPKSPPEYPDLYGKRRETAKIQTLEREIGFLEDELKSIQSLQPVSICCKEISDFLTANSDPLTPTCRAKHQRCRIWKWLCGFPCFKLSWLCCCSCTGCSVYVDMPHCCDCKPCNFPSCLRCCSMPKCSFFSCPPLSCCRNFSCRKLCCLSLPSISCPHCCSCCECKCSCKCSFPKCSQVPSCRLCTKSCCNPCSLCCCF from the exons ATGGCTGCTCGGTCGGTTTACTCTTCATCAGTGCCTTCTCTACCACCCCCGAGTCCGAAATCTCCGCCTGAGTACCCGGATTTGTATGGGAAGCGTCGAGAGACAGCTAAGATTCAGACGCTTGAAAGAGAAATTGGTTTCCTTGAG GACGAACTAAAATCCATCCAAAGTCTTCAACCCGTATCAATATGCTGCAAAGA GATTAGCGATTTTCTAACGGCCAATTCAGATCCATTGACGCCTAC ATGCAGGGCAAAACATCAGCGATGTCGCATCTGGAAATGGTTATG CGGGTTTCCTTGCTTTAAGTTGTCGTGGCTGTGCTGCTGCTCTTGCACTGGTTGCTCTGTCTATGTAGATATGCCTCACTGTTGTGACTGCAAACCATGTAACTTCCCATCATGTTTAAGGTGTTGTAGTATGCCAAAGTGTAGTTTCTTCTCTTGTCCCCCTTTATCCTGCTGTAGAAACTTCTCGTGTCGTAAATTATGTTGTTTATCATTACCTTCAATCTCATGCCCCCACTGTTGCAGCTGCTGCGAATGCAAATGCAGCTGTAAGTGCTCTTTTCCAAAATGTTCACAGGTACCTTCTTGTCGCCTCTGTACAAAGTCGTGTTGTAACCCCTGCTCTTTATGTTGTTGCTTTTAG